A portion of the Thalassotalea sp. LPB0316 genome contains these proteins:
- the fusA gene encoding elongation factor G, translating to MADLSKYRNIGIFAHVDAGKTTTTERILKLTGMIHKIGEVHDGESTTDFMEQEAERGITIQSAAVTCQWKNHRFNVIDTPGHVDFTVEVYRSLKVLDGGIGVFCGSGGVEPQSETNWRYANESKVARLIFVNKLDRLGANFFRVKEQVKNVLGANPLVMTLPIGEEDNFVGVVDVLSQKAYVWDDSGQPENYEITDIPADLVDQAAEYREMLIETALEADEDLLMEYLEGELDPTEEQIKACIRKGTNELLFFPTYCGSAFKNKGMQLLLDAVVDYLPSPTEVPPQPLTDEEGEPTGEFALVDAEEPFRALAFKIMDDRFGALTFVRIYSGRIKKGDTILNSFTGKTERVGRMVEMQAEDRTELSEAQAGDIIAIVGMKNVQTGHTLCDVKNPCTLEAMVFPEPVISIAVAPKEKGGAEKMGIAIGKMVAEDPTFQVETDEDSGETILKGMGELHLDIKVDILKRTYGVDLVVGKPQVAYRETITQEIEDSYTHKKQSGGSGQFGKIDYRIKPGEPNSGFKFTSTVVGGNVPKEFFPAIEKGFAGMMEEGPVAGFPVLDVEIELFDGGYHAVDSSAVAFEIAAKGAFRQSMPKAGAQLLEPIMKVDVFTPEDNVGDVIGDLNRRRGMIKDQEAGTTGVRIKGDVPLSEMFGYIGHLRTITSGRGQFSMEFSHYAAAPQNVADQVIAEVKERKEKK from the coding sequence ATGGCAGATTTATCAAAATACAGAAATATTGGTATCTTCGCTCACGTTGATGCTGGTAAAACCACGACAACCGAGCGTATCCTAAAACTTACAGGTATGATCCATAAGATTGGTGAAGTACATGACGGTGAGTCAACAACTGACTTCATGGAACAGGAAGCTGAGCGCGGTATCACTATCCAGTCTGCTGCTGTTACGTGTCAATGGAAAAACCACCGTTTCAACGTAATCGACACTCCTGGTCACGTTGACTTCACAGTTGAAGTATACCGTTCATTAAAAGTTCTTGACGGTGGTATTGGTGTATTCTGTGGTTCTGGTGGTGTTGAGCCGCAATCAGAAACTAACTGGCGTTACGCTAACGAATCTAAAGTTGCTCGTTTAATCTTCGTAAACAAATTAGACCGTTTAGGTGCTAACTTCTTCCGCGTTAAAGAGCAAGTTAAGAACGTATTAGGTGCTAACCCACTTGTTATGACTTTACCAATCGGTGAAGAAGACAACTTCGTAGGTGTTGTTGACGTATTATCTCAAAAAGCATACGTATGGGACGATTCAGGCCAACCTGAAAACTACGAAATCACAGACATTCCAGCTGATTTAGTTGACCAAGCTGCTGAGTACCGTGAAATGTTAATCGAGACTGCATTAGAAGCAGACGAAGATTTATTAATGGAATACTTAGAAGGCGAGTTAGACCCAACAGAAGAGCAAATCAAAGCGTGTATCCGTAAAGGTACTAACGAATTATTATTCTTCCCTACATACTGTGGTTCTGCATTCAAGAACAAAGGTATGCAGTTATTATTAGACGCTGTTGTTGACTACTTACCATCACCAACTGAAGTTCCACCGCAACCGTTAACTGACGAAGAAGGTGAACCTACTGGTGAATTCGCATTAGTTGACGCTGAAGAGCCGTTCCGTGCATTAGCGTTCAAAATTATGGATGACCGTTTCGGTGCTCTTACTTTCGTACGTATCTACTCAGGTCGTATTAAGAAAGGTGACACTATCCTTAACTCATTCACAGGTAAAACTGAGCGTGTTGGCCGTATGGTTGAGATGCAAGCAGAAGACCGTACTGAGCTTTCTGAAGCACAAGCGGGTGACATCATCGCTATCGTGGGTATGAAGAACGTTCAAACGGGTCACACTTTATGTGATGTTAAGAACCCTTGTACACTTGAAGCAATGGTATTCCCTGAGCCAGTAATCTCAATTGCTGTAGCACCAAAAGAGAAAGGTGGTGCTGAGAAGATGGGTATTGCTATCGGTAAGATGGTTGCAGAAGATCCAACGTTCCAAGTTGAAACTGACGAAGATTCAGGTGAAACCATCCTTAAAGGTATGGGTGAACTTCACTTAGACATCAAAGTAGACATCCTTAAGCGTACTTACGGTGTTGACTTAGTTGTTGGTAAGCCACAAGTAGCATACCGTGAAACAATCACTCAAGAGATTGAAGATTCTTACACGCATAAGAAACAATCTGGTGGTTCTGGTCAGTTCGGTAAGATCGACTACCGCATCAAGCCAGGCGAGCCAAACTCTGGCTTCAAGTTCACTTCAACCGTTGTTGGTGGTAACGTTCCTAAAGAATTCTTCCCAGCAATCGAAAAAGGTTTCGCTGGTATGATGGAAGAAGGTCCAGTTGCTGGCTTCCCTGTATTAGACGTTGAAATCGAACTATTCGACGGTGGCTACCACGCGGTTGACTCTTCAGCAGTTGCGTTCGAAATCGCTGCTAAAGGCGCATTCCGTCAATCAATGCCAAAAGCTGGTGCACAACTTCTTGAGCCAATCATGAAAGTTGACGTATTCACGCCAGAAGACAACGTTGGTGACGTAATCGGTGACCTTAACCGTCGTCGTGGTATGATCAAAGACCAAGAAGCTGGTACTACTGGTGTTCGCATCAAAGGTGACGTACCACTTTCTGAGATGTTTGGTTACATCGGTCACTTACGTACAATCACTTCAGGTCGTGGTCAATTCTCTATGGAATTCAGCCACTACGCAGCTGCACCACAAAACGTAGCTGACCAAGTTATCGCTGAAGTTAAAGAGCGTAAAGAGAAGAAGTAA